ATTCTGGGCGGCTGAGCCGGTGCTGTCGGTGTACGGCATAGAGGCGGCTCCACGCCTCCACGAGCTCTACTCGAAGCTTTCGCTGAAGAGCTGGGAGTGGGTAACCTACATCGTCGTCGGGGAGATGAAGTACATACGGTACACCACTAGGAAATACGCCCCAGACCGCTTGAGACAGGTGGAGCAGGTGCTGGGGGAGTACTTCGTGCTGAGGAGAGTGAGGCCCTGGATATCCAGCTCCCAGAAGCCTCCGGCGGCGTGGCCCTACGCCACGTCGCTGGCGTTCTTCCTACTGGCCCTCGTGTCCAGCGGCTGGTTTCTGCTGGTGATACCGCTGTGGCTGTTTGTATACAGACGGGTGAGGAGGTGGCACCGGGAGCCCCTCCTCACAGCCGCCGTGTCTCACATGTCCAGAGCATCGGCCCTACCCGCCTCGCGAGACATGCTGGAGACAATGGCGTCGGCGGAGGCCACAGCCTTCGCCGACATGCCCAAGTGGGCCGTGGCCTTTACGGACTGGAGCCCGGGCGAGGTCCAGAAGAAATTCGTCAAGGCCTACGAGGGGAGAGACACGGGCAAGCGTCTTATTAGAATCAGGGAGCTGTCAGAGTTCATAGACAGGATGGCTAGGTACAACGAGAGGCCCGTCAAGATCTACCCATTTGGTAGCAAAGACCTCCACTCCATATACATGACGCAGGACTGGATCGCCGCGTACGACTTCTGGGTCTTGAGGAACGGCGTCAAGGCGCTTTCACACGACTTGGCTAGGTTTCCCGTGTTCTACGGCGGCTCCACCATGGCTGTGGGGAGGAGGCTTGAGCTTGGCCTTGACAGATTCGGCCGGCCCGTCGGCATAGACATAGACGCCCTACCCACGGCGCACGCAGTAATTATAGGCGCCTCAGGCACCGGCAAGTCGTGGACGGTTGGGACTTGGGCCCTAAAGCTTGCCGATCTGGGCGTAGACCTCGTCGTCATCGACCCCCACGGCGACTACAGACAGCTGGCGAAGCTGCTGGGGGCCAGGGTAGTCAACGTGCCGAGGGAGCTACCCAAGGGCGTACTCGCTCTTTCGAAAAACAAGTACTTTAGACGCCTCCTGGAGGAGTTTAGTGTGGAGGTGGTGAGGGGTGAGGGTGGCGAGGTGGATGTGGCCGCCACGTTGGCTAGGCTGTACCCGTCTGAGTTTGTGGAGGTGGGGGGCGGCCACGTGGTCTACGCCATGGACGCCGTGGCCGAGGACGAGGAGATGCTGGCCTTCTACCTCTCCCTCCTCTTGATATACCACTACTCCCTCCTCGCGGGGCAGAGACACGAAAAGCTGAGGACAGTCGTCATAGTAGATGAGGCTCGTTTGGTGGGCTCCACAGTGGCCATAAACGCGCTGGGGGAGATCGAGTCTACGGCGCTTCGCAAGGTCAAGACGTATGCATTAGGCGGCAGGAAGTGGGGCTTCTCCATATGGCTAATCGTGCAGGCGCACGACGACATTCCCCGCAAGGTGCTGAAGAACGCCGCTTTTGTGGTGGTGTTTTCGGGCAACTACATCTATCTGGCTGACACCGTGGCGGAGCTTAGGCTTACCAGGACGGATGAGAACTACCTACAGACGTCAGTGACGCCGAGGGAGTCCACGGCGCTTGAAAGAAGGCCATACTCAATGGGGGTGCTCATCGTGGGCACACGCGGCATGAAGTACTACATGAAGATACCGCTGGACATGCGGCTGAAGGCATGAAGGCGTTGAACAAAGCGGCGCCGCCATGACCGACCCGAGGGAGGTCTGCGTGAGGAGGCCCGATCTCTGCGGCGAGACGCAGACGCTGGCGAGAGAAGAGACGGCGCGCGGGACGGGGACTGTCGACATGGCCGAGTATCTGCGGAGGATGCTAGGCGGAGACGGCTCCCGCCTGCAGACCCCGGCCGCGCCTAGGGAGCCGCTTGTCGGCTTTGAGGCTGACGCGCCTGAGCCCGGAGCTGTGGCTAGCACGCCGCCACCGCCTCCCGTGGAGCCCGGCTGGGTTCTGCCGATTAGGCAGAGGGCGTTTTTCATCTCGGTCTACTGGATGCCGGTGAACGAGCCGTACGCGAGGCTGGGAGACGTCGTCGTTATTAAATCGCCACAAGAGCTCTATTTGCTACGGAGGGTCAAGAAGGCTGATCGGTGGACTGAGCCGGACTACCGCTACTACATCGCCGGCTATGTGGAGAAACAGCTGTGCGCCTACGGCTTTGTTTTGAGAGGCTCCATCGAGCACATCGCCCAGCTCTTCCGCTCGGGGGGATACGCCCTTGTGCTGGGTTGCGACCGCCGCGCCGTGGTTAGGCCACCAAAGCGGGAGGAGCTGTACTCCATATGGCGCTACGAGGGCTACGTGGTAAACGCCTCCCCCGCCAGACTCGCCGTCATACGGATAGACGACTCAAAGAAGGCGAGGTTTGCAGTGGACTACTTCGGCAAAGGTTGCCCAATCTTCTCACACTACGCAAACCAACTGCTACAGCTCATAGGCGTGCCGATACAGCTAACCTGCTGATGCTGGAGATTGTAATAGGCGGCCTCGCAGAGCCGCCTCCTGCAAAGACGCGGTACACCTTCTGCCCCTCGGAGAAGACAACCGGCCTCGGCTTCGAGCTAACTGCAGAGGGCTCCCTAGTCTTTACAACAATTTTCATTAGGAATAACAACCCTCCCCTCTTTCCCAAGCACACGGCGGAGCTAGCCCAGTGCAACGCGCCTCTATGCGCCCTCTTCCGCTACGTGGACTACTCCCAGCTGGAGGCGGGGGAAGGCGTCTTCCAGTACAAAGCCCCTATGGCGGACCCGGTTCAGCTGGCTCTGGGTCTCGCCCTAGCCCACCACCTAGATTCAAAATACGGCGGGGGCTGGGCCGTCGAGGTCTACACGGACGTCTGGCCCATGTATACAGACCTTCTTGCCATGGCTAAGCCTCTGTCTGGCACTCTGCGCATCTACACGTCGGCATACGACCCCAAGGCGGCTGTCGCCGACAGAGTAGTACTAGCCGCCCAGGGCTTGACGTACGAGGGGTTGGCGATGAAGAAGGCTTGGAGCGGGGGCCGCCTCTGTAGGGCGTACACGCCTCCGCCAGCCGCAGAGGTGGA
The sequence above is drawn from the Pyrobaculum ferrireducens genome and encodes:
- a CDS encoding ATP-binding protein; translated protein: MNYYDKTLALFGLSLLAIAILAKAYPPLALLAVLPVLAWGEEVLVWIYTRVAPLEPVRVLYEEPGVKAAYDPRRRLYHIFWAAEPVLSVYGIEAAPRLHELYSKLSLKSWEWVTYIVVGEMKYIRYTTRKYAPDRLRQVEQVLGEYFVLRRVRPWISSSQKPPAAWPYATSLAFFLLALVSSGWFLLVIPLWLFVYRRVRRWHREPLLTAAVSHMSRASALPASRDMLETMASAEATAFADMPKWAVAFTDWSPGEVQKKFVKAYEGRDTGKRLIRIRELSEFIDRMARYNERPVKIYPFGSKDLHSIYMTQDWIAAYDFWVLRNGVKALSHDLARFPVFYGGSTMAVGRRLELGLDRFGRPVGIDIDALPTAHAVIIGASGTGKSWTVGTWALKLADLGVDLVVIDPHGDYRQLAKLLGARVVNVPRELPKGVLALSKNKYFRRLLEEFSVEVVRGEGGEVDVAATLARLYPSEFVEVGGGHVVYAMDAVAEDEEMLAFYLSLLLIYHYSLLAGQRHEKLRTVVIVDEARLVGSTVAINALGEIESTALRKVKTYALGGRKWGFSIWLIVQAHDDIPRKVLKNAAFVVVFSGNYIYLADTVAELRLTRTDENYLQTSVTPRESTALERRPYSMGVLIVGTRGMKYYMKIPLDMRLKA